DNA sequence from the Candidatus Poribacteria bacterium genome:
TCTGTTGGTCCAGTGACCTGGAATATCAACCTACGGATGAAGACTACGAAAAAGCGGACGAAAAAACTTTACCGGTGCACCCGGATGGATTGCTAACCACAACGTGGGGGCGGCTCAAGCAGTAGTTTCGTCCGATTCATCAGGCGTTTTTGGCTCTAACTCTGCTTGACACTCGGCACAATAACCGATGATTTCATTACGGAAGCGCACGGCTTTAAAGTCGTGTGCTTCACACACCGCTTTCTGCAAAGCATCGATTTGCGGTTCTTTAAACTCAACAATCTGATTACACCGCAGGCAGATAAGGTGCGCATGCTCCCGAAGTGAATGAATACTCTCATAGCGAGTATTCTTCTGCGCGTCAATGAATTCTGTCAACAATCCACTTCTCACCAGCAGCGGCAACGTCCGATAGATCGTCGGTCGAGACACCAGATAGCCGTTTCGACGCATCTGAACCAAGAGATCTTCTGTCTGAAAATGTCCCGGATAGTCAAAGACCTGGTTTAAGATGTCCAATCGCTTTTGGGTCAAACGGAGTCCACAACTTTTCAGATAATCTTCAAACTGGTTTGCAAACTCTGTATCGCGAGTAGTTTCTTCAGCGGTTTCCATTTTCCGACCCCTTTCAACTGGACGCAAAAGACAGACGACGACACGGTGGCGCAAGATCGTTCTTCACAGCATACTTATAATAGAGTTCAAGACCTTTGATCGCAGGTTCATCTAAGTCGTATTTGATGTGATGTTGTAAATAATCGCGACAAAGCGTTTCGGACAAACCAAGCTTCCGCGCTTCAATCCGTGCGATCTCTGGGATTTGTGCGATACCACGTGCTTTTGATTCGAGGAGTACCTTCGGTAAATTACCAAGCTGCGCTTCTGTCCGGGCAACCCAACAAGCGTAGACAAAGGGTAAACCGGTTAACTTATACCACGCCTTACCAAGATCTAAGTTATATTCCGTTGAACCCAGATGCCTGAGAGCTGGATCCCCAATCAGGAGGACCGCATCAAAAGGTGGATCTTGGCGATCCTGAAGGGCAGTCTTTGGATTTACTGTCGGTCTGCACGTTGTGAACGCTGGGGAGATTCGATACTTCTCAGCCAGCAGAATTTTTAACAGCGCAATAGAGGAGCGGGAATTCGTATCGAGTCGACTGAAGAGTTGGATACTTTGGACGCTTCCGTGAGACGCAATGGATATATCAGGTAGGATACAGTAAGACGCATGCGAAGGATTCGCTCGAAAATATTCGATAGTCGAGATCAATCCTACCTCAATATCACCCCTACTTAAGGATAACGCGAGACGGCTCGGAGTATCAATACTGAATTCAATATCCGTTTGGATTTCCTCGTTCAATATCGGATGAATAAGCGGTTTAGTGTTTAGGAACGAGACCGCACCAACCCTTAAGCGGCTTTTCTGTACCACCGATTCCCCTCTCGAATGATCTCATTGTAAAGCGTATCACGCTCAACAGGCACGAAGCCAGCCTCCTCAATGAGGTGTGTGAGTGTCGAGACGGAAACCGCCTCTGGCGTGTCCGCTCCCGCCATGTGTGTGATTTTTTCCTCGGTTACGGTGCCATCAATATCATCAGCCCCGAAACGGAGTGCGACCTGTGCGGTTTTCAAGCCGGTCATTATCCAGTAAACTTTAATATGCGGCAAATTATCGAGCATCAAACGAGCAACAGCGATGTTCCGAAGATCGGTTAGCCCCGTCGTCGATGGGAGATACGCCATGCGAGTGTTCAAAGGATGAAACGCAAGTGGGATGAACGTCACAAAACCACCTGACTTATCCTGTTGTTCCCGCAGCCGAATGAAATGATCGACTCTATCCTCGTTTGTCTCAAGATGCCCGTAAAGCATCGTTGCATTTGTCGAAATACCGAGACGGTGTGCGATATCGTGAACCTCCAGCCATCCTTCTGCGCTCAGTTTTCCTGGGCAAATCTTCTCCCGCGTTTCTTCCGCAAATATTTCAGCACCGCCACCAGGCAACGAATCCAAACCCGCATCCCGTAATTCGGTTAAAACTTCTTCTATTGACATTTTAAAGATACGTGAGAAGTGGTGAATTTCAACAGCTGTGAAGAATTTGAGATGGACCTGTGGCATCCGTTCCTTCAGCCCGCGGATCATATCCAAGTAGTAATCGAAAGGTAATTTAGGATGTAAGCCACCAACACTATGAATTTCAGTGCATCCGTGCTCGATAGAATACATCGCCTTGTCTAAAAAATCATCAACACTCATTTCCCATGCCCCCTCGGTTTGCATGTTTTTCCGGGCGAAGGCACAAAAATGGCACCGGGCGTGTAGAATGCAGACATTTGAATAATCAATATGCTGGTTGATGTTGTAGTAAGTGACGTTTCCATTGAGACGTTCACGGGCATGGTTCGCTATAAATCCAACGCCTGTAATATCCGGACTTTCATAAAGCGAGACCCCTTCCTCAAAGGAGAGTCGTTCTTCTGCCTTGACTTTCTCATAGATTTCAGGCAACTTGGGGTCGGTAAAACGGCTATAGTTCTCCATCATTTCTTTTATCCTAATCGGTTCTCCATTTTCCTACGAATTTGGCAAGCCAAAACTTGCTATAGACAGTGAAAAATTGCTTGACAGTTGTCTCTTAATAAAGGTATTATAGCACAATAACTTTAAAGGATGCAAATCTTTTTTAGGTGTTAACAGTCAGCAGTTAGTTACACACCGTAGGAGCGGTTTGTAGATGCTTTTATGGGGTTTGGACACGCAAAGGGGAGCAGATAAACTTATGCCAAAATTAGGGCTTATTCATTACAACTACGCAAGTAAATCCCTTGACGATTTTCTGAAATTTACGAGTGAAACGGGATTTGACTACGTCGAATTACAAATTAGCGATGTATGGAACTCGGATGTTGCCAATCCTGAACAAAACGCCGAAGCCGTAAGAGCACAGGTTGAAGGTTACGGTTTACAGGTCTCTGCACTTGCTGCGGGGAACGATTTTGTTGTGTTGGAAGAGGAGGCTATCCAGTCCCAAGTGGCACGGATGGAACGCATCGCAGGACTTGCGAAACTTCTCGGCTCTTCAGTACTCCGCACTGAGGGTGGCTCCGCAAAAGATGCTGTCCCCGAAGGTCGATGGGTTGAAGCAATGGCTGGATGTCTCACACGATGCCTTGAATTCGCCGAACGTGATGAGGTCTACTTGGCAGTCGACAACCACGGCATCGTTACAAATGACGGTGACTTGCAGGTAGAACTCTTTGAACGTGTCGGTTCTAAATATGTCGGTGCCAACATGGACACAATGAATTACCGTTGGGCGGGTCACGATTTAAAAACCGTGGGCAGATATTATGAGATCGTCGCGCCTTATACATTACACACGCACCTCAAAGACGGGACAGGTTCGCGTGCGGATTACCGCGGTGAAGCACTCGGTGAGGGTGAAATAGATCTCACGAAAGCAATCCGCTGTCTCAGAGAGGCAGGCTATGAAGGTGTCTGGTGCTGCGAATATGAAGGTAGGGAAAACGATGGCACGGGTCAAAGAAAAAGCTTTACTTGGATGCAAGCGAACCTGTAACCAATGAATGAACACTCTCGTATCATTACACTAACAACCGATTTCGGCACAAGCGATACGTATGTCGGAACCATGAAAGGGGTCATCCTCGGTATTAATCCGAATGTGCAGATCGTTGACCTCACGCACGCTATCCCACCACAAGATATCTACGAAGCGGCTTTCTCAATTTATGCTGCCCACAGTTACTTTCCAAAAGGAACGATTCATATCATCGTGGTGGATCCAGGTGTAGGGAGTGATCGACAAGCAATAGTTAGCCACATAGACAAGGCATTCTTCGTCTGTCCCGACAATGGCGTGTTGAGTTATCTATTGCATAGTGCTGAGAACGAGGCAGCACAACCCGTGGATTCCGTGGCGATTCAAAACAGTGCGTACTACTTGCCAGAAGTCAGCAACACATTCCACGGTAGAGATATTTTCGCGCCTGTTGCGGCACATCTATCGCTCGGTGTGCCGCTTGGTGACATCGGTCCACCGGTGCAAACCCTCGTTCAATTACCCATTCAAGTGCCTGAACTCTCCGGTAATATACTGACAGGGCAAATTGTTAAAATTGACAGATTCGGGAATGCCATAACAAATATATCGGAAACCGCAATTGCTCGTTTAGAAGATGCGTCTATCGGAGAGATACCTGTTTATGAAATTAGAGTTGGCGGTGTGAGACTGAATCGACTGAACTGTGCTTACGCTGAATCTGGCATCGGTAAACCGCTGGCAATCATCGGAAGTTATGGGTTGTTGGAAATTGCTATCAATGGTGGAAACGCCAAAGAAGGTTTAGGAATAAAGTGGGGTGACCCCGTGGTAATGCAGCGGTTTGATTGAATATATAAGCCCAAGCGGGTTAGAATAAAATAGAATTAGATCCATAAAGGGGGATAGAAGGGAATTGAAACAGATTACATTAACTGGAATCAAACCAACAGGACAGCCGCACATCGGAAACTATCTCGGCATGATCAAACCGGCACTGGAGCTCGCGAAGGATTTTCAAGCCCTGTACTTTATAGCCGATTATCACGCACTCACGACCGTAAGGGATAGGAAGGAGTTGAGGCATCTAACTTATCAAGCCACTGCGACGTGGTTAGCGTTGGGATTAAACCCTGATGAGGTAATTTTCTACCGGCAGTCGGACATTCCAGAAGTGTTCGAATTGTCTTGGGTGTTGTCCTGTTTTACAACAAAGGGCTTGCTCAACCGCGCACACGCTTATAAAGCGATCGTTGATGACAATGTTGCCGAGGGGCGTGAAGAGGATAAGAACATTAACGCAGGGCTCTTCACCTATCCAGTTTTGATGGCAGCAGACATTCTGCTGTTCGGAACACACGTTGTGCCGGTCGGACTTGACCAGCAGCAACACCTCGAAATTACACGCGATGTTGCCTTGACGTTCAACAAAAATTACGGCAACGTCTTAACGATTCCGGAAGCCGTCATTCGGAAAGAGGTGATGACGATTCCTGGAATCGACGGTAGAAAGATGAGCAAAAGTTATAACAACGTCATCCCGATCTTCGCGCCTCCTAACCAAGTGCGTAAACCCGTCATGCACATTGTAACCGATTCCAAGCGTCCAGAAGATCCGAAAGACCCGGACGAATGTAGTATCTTTGCGATCTACCGTCATCTCGCTGATGCGGATGCTGTTGCAGCGAAGCGACAACTTTATCTCGACGGTGGACTCGCCTACGGTGAGATGAAAAAAGAGTTGTTCGCGTTGCTGGAGGCTACCTTTTCCGAACAACGCGATCGGTATAATACCTTCATGGAAGCCCCGGATGAGTTGGATAAAATACTCGAAAAAGGGGGAGAAAAAGCACGCGATATCGCGGGACCCATTCTGGCGAAGGTTCGCAAGGCGGTTGGCGTGAGCGTTTGAATTCAGTCATACGGAACGGGTTATGGGAAAGTCTATAATCTCGATTCGCACGGTTGCTAACGTATTCCATCGCCCGCTGAAAACAATTGTTCAAGAGACAGAATTAATTTTGTTTGCTAATTGTTGGGCATGTCTGCTACAATGGCAAAATAGCGTTGCTATAAAAAAAACTTGCATTTTAATGCAAAATATGTCAAAATATATTTAACTCCTATTTCTACCTTGCGCGGAACATCAGGCAATCAACATGCGCCGATAGTTTGGCAGACAGTGGAGTAATGCCACGAAACAGTCCGCGTTGCGGCGCGGCAAATCTCTAAAGAAAGTGAGAGGATTCAAATGAAATTTAACGCTTTAACATTTATCCTGTTTAGTTTAGGGCTGATAGCGATCAGTCTCGTTACGGTGAACAGTAGTAGTGCTGCAATTGACCCGAGCAGTGTTGTCGGTATTTGGCTGTTTGACGAAGCGGGTGGAAGCACAGCAATGGATGCCTCAGGAAACAATAATCATGGAACGATTGTCAACGCACCTATATGGGTGGACGGACGATTCGGTAGTGCTTTAGCATTTGATGGCAGCTGTGTCAACACAAACAAAAAACTCCTCAACGGCGTGCGTGAATTCACAGTCGTTGCGTGGGTGAAACCGGGGAATATCACAGAGAATCGTATCGGATTGATAGGACAGAACGATTCACCGGAATTCGGTTTTATTAACCCTGGTACCGTTGCGTTGTGGACACCAACTGCCGGTAGTAATAATCACCCATACGAACACCCACCCGGTGAGTGGCATCATGTCGCCGCTGTAGCTTCCGGAGAATTCACAAAAGTTTACATTGATGGCACTGCGACGACGGTCAACGGAAATTGGCCCAATCACGGCAGATCCGATTTCAATGTGAACATCGGCGGATGTGGCGTTTGGGACGGTACTGGCAACTGGTTCACAGGGGCAATGGACGAAGTCGGTCTCTTCCACGCACCTTTGACGGATGCCGATATTGCTGATATTATGAATAATGGCTTGACTGCCTTAGGAGTTGCGGTGGAACCCGCTGGGAAAATCGCAGTAACTTGGGGCATCCTCAAGCAGAAAGAATACTAAGCAATTTTAAGCACAGGACGGGTTGACGGAGCGGCTCTCACCGCCGTATCCGCAACCTGTCCTATGTCCCTTTAACCGATAAACCCCAGCCCGAGACTCGTTTAAAGAAAACAAATCCCAAAGCTGGGGCAAAATTTATCAGCGCAACGGGACGCAAAAACTGTTGCCATCCCATCGCGGTATTTTCAATCCGACTCCAACTGCCTAAGCAGATAGAGTCACACTGAAACGTTTACAAAACAGACTACATGTTCCTGTCCGCGTCGTCATACCGACGGGGCTCGCGGCGTTGTTCGCGCGGGCGCGCCGGGTTGACTTTCAGCGGACGTCCCATCATCTCTTGGCCATCCAATGCTTCTATCGCTCGCTCGCCGTCCTCTTGGTTTTCCATCTCAACGAAGCCAAACCCTTTGGAGCGACCATCGTACCGGTCACGAATAATCGTAGCCGTTCCAACCTGACCATACTCTCCAAAGAGTTCTTCGAGGTCGGTTTCCGTGGCCGCATAAGGCACGTTGCCAACGTAGATATTCATCTCGTTTCTCCTTTTAGAAATTATATGTCCCCTAACCAAGCATCACGAAGAGAATCGGCACATTCACGCGAACCGTGCCTCTCAAAAAACCGGTATAGGGAATAGAAATACGGGAAAATGAGAAAACTGAGCACTGTCAGCATTTTCAAAGGCAGAAATTTGGCAGCAAGCGTAGGCGGACATTGCACGCAATGCCCAAAATGCAAAGATTGGCAAAAATTAACTCTCATCAATCTCTCTTTGGAAGCCTTGTCACACTTTACAATGAGCATGTTTCGGTTCCAAACCGTAAAACTGTCAAAACACTACTCGTAACTTTGCCAGCGGACATTATCCACATTTCCCTTAGATTTACATTAAATTATATCACAATTTATATGACTTGTCAATATTAATTTCATTTGTTGAATAATTTTATTTCTTTTCTGACACAAAACCCCTGAATTTATTCGGCGGTCTATCACTTCGCGGTCATCCAATTATCGCCGATGCCTGCCTCTGTCCGGAGGGGTACCCGAAGCGACATTGCGTTCTCCATCTCTTCACAGACAATTGCGGCATGCTCCGCCGCGAGTGCCTCCGGTGTCTCAAGCACCAACTCATCATGAATCTGTAGAAGCATTTTCAACGGAAGTTTGTCCTTATCAATACGATGCTGGACCTGAACCATTGCTGCCTTCATTAAATCTGCAGCAGAACCTTGCACCACAGTATTGATTGCAAGTCGCTCCCCGAGGTTTCGCCGACTCCGGTTGGTAGCATAGATTTCAGGTATGGCACGGCGTCTGCCGGTGAGTGTGCTAACATACCCATGATCCGATGCCTGCTGGATGCACTGCTGTAGAAAACGATCTATCCCCGGAAAGCGCGTTTTGTAATCATCAATAAGGGCTGCCGCCTCTTTCACACGCATCCCCTTAATCCGACGTGAGAGACCTGTTGGCGAAACCCCATAAATGATACCAAAATTGATGGTCTTCGCCTTGTCACGAAGTTCACGCGTAACCGAGGCAGCCGGTACCTCAAAGACCTGCACAGCAACCGTTGTATGGATGTCTAAATCTTGGGTAAAGGTCTCGATTAAACTTTCATCTTCACTAAAGTGTGCGAGGATGCGAAGTTCGATCTGTGAATAATCTGCACAGATTAACTTATGCGCTTCTGGTGCCGTAAAAGCGCGCCGTAACTGTCTACCAATCTCAGTTCGGACAGGAATGTTCTGCAAATTCGGGTGGTCAGACTTCAAACGTCCTGTCGCTGTTGTTAACTGATAGAGGTGTGTGTGAATGCGCTGTGTTTTGGGGTCAACTGCATTCTGGAGTTGCGCCAGATACGTGCTCTGTAACTTACGGAATTGGCGGTACTCAATTATTAAACGCGGCACGCTGGTCTTCGGATCGTTGATATCCTCCCTCAGCGAGAGTGCCTCTAACACAGTCACATCAGTGGAGATTTTGCCACCCCGTGTCCGTTTCACAGGTTTGAAACCGAGTTCATCAAACAGGACTTGCGCCAGTTGTCTCGGTGAATCAATATTGCACGGATACCCAACGATTTCGTGAATCTCCTTTTGCCGAGAATCAACGAGTTCGCTAATCACAACGCTTTGACGTTTGAGTTCCTCCTTATTGCAAACAATACCGTTATACTCCATTTCAGCGAGAATAGGCGCGAGGGGTGACTCTATATCACGCGCTAACGCTGTGATCCCCATCTCATCAAGTTGAGGCGTAAGGAAATGATAAAGTCGGAGGGTAATGTCAGCATCCTCTGCTGCGTAAATTGTGGCTTGTTCCAATGGCACTGCATCAATCGTTTTCTGGCGACCTGCTTCTGCTTCAAACAGTTCACCTAAGTCTGTCGCTGCGTCAGTGGGTGTCGCATCGCCTGAATCCGTCGTGAGTTCCTCAAACGAGATCATCTTGTGCTCTAAATGGAGCAACGCCAGTGTATCAAGGTTGTGGGAGGGGGTCCGCGCATCAACTAATTGACTTGCGAGCAGCGTATCGAAAACAGCACCTTGGAGTTTCACACCGTTCCTGATAAGAATGCCGGCATCAAACTTCAGATTATGTCCACATTTCGGTAACGCCGGATTCTCCAAAATCGGTTTAAGTGCAGAAAGCACGGTGTCTGTATCCAAATGACTTTCAGGTTGCGGTGAGCGAACGGGGACGTAAACGCCATGCTTCGGTTTCCATGAGAAACTTAACCCGCACAGTATCGCGTCGCGTTCCAAGCCATCCGTTTCGGTATCAAAACTGATAATCTCCTGTGACGATAGCGTATCAACGAGAGCTTCCAGTTGCTCAAGCGTAACGATCGCCGAATAGTCCCCTGTTTCAGCGGTGTCGTAGTTGCCTTTGTCCAAAATGGCATCTGTTTTCTGCGCTAACGCCGCAACCCGTTCCTTGCGTGTCGTTGGTGTAGGCGTAACAGCGGACGTAGAATCACCACCCGCAATCTCCCTCACAACCTGCTCGTAGCGTTTGAGTTCTAACTCTTGGAAGAGTGGGAGGATCTTCTGGAGGTCAAGCGGTTTGACCCTTGCTTGCTCTATGGAGAAGTCCGAAGTGGCATCTCGTTTCAAGGTGACAAGCTCTCGTGAAAGATTGAGTTGTGAACGTGCCTTCTCCAAATTTTCGCGACGTTTCCCTTTAATCTCATCAATGTTCTCAAAAATGCCTTCAATGGAGCCGTACTGCTGAATCAATTGCGCTGCGGTTTTCAAGCCGACTTTCTCAACGCCTGGGACATTGTCTGAAGTATCTCCCATTAAGGCAAGCGTATCAACAACCTGGGACGGTTTTATGCCTTTCATTTCCCACAGCGACCGCTCATCGATAATCTTATCGTTATGGAGGTCAAGCATTGTAACCCGGTCGTTGATTAACAACTGTTCAAGGTCTTTGTCTTTAGAAATAATACTGATATTAACATCACGTGCTTCTGGATCGTCAAGGATTGCCTGTGTGACAGAGGCGATGATGTCGTCTGCTTCCAACTCAGGTTTACCGAGTGTCAAGATACCAAATGCCTCAAGCAACTCCAGAATGCGATGAATCTGTGTCACCAGATCATCAGGGGCTGGAGAACGATTCGCCTTGTATTCCGAATAAAGTTCATTGCGAAACGTGTTCCCTGGTGTATCAATCGCAGCGACGACATATTTTGCCTGAAGTTGCGTCAGAATCCTAATAAGTGTGCCAGCGAACCCGAACACAGCATGGGTCGCCTCGCCGGTGATGCTGCTCGTCAACCCGCTACGAATCGCATAATAAGCCCGAAATATTTCTGCGTGTGTATCAATAATATAGACGGTATCTTTCTGTTCGTTTTGCATTATTCCTATGCCTGCCTCCTAATCGGGGAAATGCCATTGACGCAAGGAGTCTGATGCTGACAAACCCGCCTCTTGCCCGAGCGCGAACGCCGTCGCGATCAGGTTCCGCTCGCCAGATATGATGTCACCCGCCGCAAAGAGTCCGGGGATCGGCTCTCCACTGCTGTCCAACATCTGCATATCCTCGTTTGCGACAATCAATCCTTCCTCATCCTTTTGGTAATCCCATCCCTCAAGAAACTTTGTGTTCGGGATGAGCCCTTCATCGACGAGGAAACCGTGGAAAAACAATTCGCTCCCATCAATCATCTCAAATCCCAAGAGGTTCGTTTTTTCGCCAATGTGCCGTTTTATTTTTGTTTCAATGATATTAATTTTACGTGCTTTCACCTGCTCCAACACAGAGGACGACATACCGTGGGGTCTACCGTTTGTTAGAATTGTAATTTTATCCGTAAAATCTTGCGCCCCAATCGCTGCCTCATAGATATAGTCTCCAACACCGAGGAGTGCGAGATGCTCGTTGACATGTAAGTGTCCATCACAACGGATACAGACGTGCCACCCTTTCCGATTGCCTGCATAGCGAAATACCGTCGCATACTGTTTATATAAACGCTCAGCATCGGGGTCAAATTCAATGTCGGGCCACTTATCATCAAATCCAGCGGCAACGACGACGGTGCGAGCTTTAAAGAATTCCATCTCCAGTAGTGTATTTTGTTTAATCGTTTTTGTGGAGGCTTCGAGTTCAAATAGGTCGCCGTTTCGTGTAAGTCTCGCAACCATGCCATCGCGTATATCAATGCCTGTCTTACGTTTCTCTGAACCCAGCATAAAATCGACGACAGGGCGGCTCTCCATCCATTTCATGAGTTCTTTCGCAAAGTGAGGTCCAATGATACCGGGAAAGACCGGCGCATCTTCAATTTCTACGGACTTTGACCAGTAAGCGCGACCCCGACTAAAACTCACCTTTCCTGAGTGCAGCACCAAAACATGCCGCATTTGATGGCTCGCTGAAACCGCCGCTTGCGCACCAGCAGGTCCCGCGCCAATCACCGCAACGTCGTAAATCGTTTCTTGCATGATTTTTTCCTTTTTTCTAATTTTTCTTACGGTTAAACAACGATCGTTGTATCCATAAGGTAAAATTAAAAACCGTACTTTTTCCACTTTTCATCGACTAACGCAATCACCTCATCAGACATTTGGATCTCCTGGGGCCACTCGCGTTGATAACCTTCCTCCGCCCATTTCGTTGTCGCATCGATACCCATCTTCGATCCCGCACCCATGAGCGGTGCCGCATGGTCCAGCACATCAACAGGACCTTCGACAATCGTTACATCCCTTTTCGGATCGACGTTGCTACCGACATAGAAAAGCACCTCTTCGAGATTCTGAACGTCTACCTCTTTATCAACAACGATGATAATTTTGCTGAACATTAACTGCCCGAGTCCCCACAGGCTGTGCATAATCTTCTTTGCCTGATACGGGTAGCGTTTGTCGATAGAGATCAGCGCAAAATTGTGGAATACACCGAACAACGGTAGATTCATATCGACGAGTTCTGGCAGCTGCGTTTTAATCAACGGCATGAAGATCCGTTCAGTTGCCTTACCCATGTAGCAATCCTCCATCGGCGGTTTACCGACGATGATTGTCTGATAGATAGGATTTTTTCGATGCGTAATCGCTGTGATGTGAAGAAGTGGGTACTCATCTGCCAAGGAATAAAACCCAGTATGGTCACCGAAGGGTCCCTCTATACAGGTTTCGTTTGGCTCAATGTATCCTTCAATCACGATGTCCGCATCTGCAGGCACGAGCATATCAATCGTCTTGGCAGGCACC
Encoded proteins:
- a CDS encoding transcriptional repressor codes for the protein METAEETTRDTEFANQFEDYLKSCGLRLTQKRLDILNQVFDYPGHFQTEDLLVQMRRNGYLVSRPTIYRTLPLLVRSGLLTEFIDAQKNTRYESIHSLREHAHLICLRCNQIVEFKEPQIDALQKAVCEAHDFKAVRFRNEIIGYCAECQAELEPKTPDESDETTA
- a CDS encoding menaquinone biosynthesis protein — encoded protein: MVQKSRLRVGAVSFLNTKPLIHPILNEEIQTDIEFSIDTPSRLALSLSRGDIEVGLISTIEYFRANPSHASYCILPDISIASHGSVQSIQLFSRLDTNSRSSIALLKILLAEKYRISPAFTTCRPTVNPKTALQDRQDPPFDAVLLIGDPALRHLGSTEYNLDLGKAWYKLTGLPFVYACWVARTEAQLGNLPKVLLESKARGIAQIPEIARIEARKLGLSETLCRDYLQHHIKYDLDEPAIKGLELYYKYAVKNDLAPPCRRLSFASS
- the mqnE gene encoding aminofutalosine synthase MqnE, translating into MENYSRFTDPKLPEIYEKVKAEERLSFEEGVSLYESPDITGVGFIANHARERLNGNVTYYNINQHIDYSNVCILHARCHFCAFARKNMQTEGAWEMSVDDFLDKAMYSIEHGCTEIHSVGGLHPKLPFDYYLDMIRGLKERMPQVHLKFFTAVEIHHFSRIFKMSIEEVLTELRDAGLDSLPGGGAEIFAEETREKICPGKLSAEGWLEVHDIAHRLGISTNATMLYGHLETNEDRVDHFIRLREQQDKSGGFVTFIPLAFHPLNTRMAYLPSTTGLTDLRNIAVARLMLDNLPHIKVYWIMTGLKTAQVALRFGADDIDGTVTEEKITHMAGADTPEAVSVSTLTHLIEEAGFVPVERDTLYNEIIREGNRWYRKAA
- a CDS encoding sugar phosphate isomerase/epimerase, coding for MLLWGLDTQRGADKLMPKLGLIHYNYASKSLDDFLKFTSETGFDYVELQISDVWNSDVANPEQNAEAVRAQVEGYGLQVSALAAGNDFVVLEEEAIQSQVARMERIAGLAKLLGSSVLRTEGGSAKDAVPEGRWVEAMAGCLTRCLEFAERDEVYLAVDNHGIVTNDGDLQVELFERVGSKYVGANMDTMNYRWAGHDLKTVGRYYEIVAPYTLHTHLKDGTGSRADYRGEALGEGEIDLTKAIRCLREAGYEGVWCCEYEGRENDGTGQRKSFTWMQANL
- a CDS encoding SAM-dependent chlorinase/fluorinase, translating into MITLTTDFGTSDTYVGTMKGVILGINPNVQIVDLTHAIPPQDIYEAAFSIYAAHSYFPKGTIHIIVVDPGVGSDRQAIVSHIDKAFFVCPDNGVLSYLLHSAENEAAQPVDSVAIQNSAYYLPEVSNTFHGRDIFAPVAAHLSLGVPLGDIGPPVQTLVQLPIQVPELSGNILTGQIVKIDRFGNAITNISETAIARLEDASIGEIPVYEIRVGGVRLNRLNCAYAESGIGKPLAIIGSYGLLEIAINGGNAKEGLGIKWGDPVVMQRFD
- the trpS gene encoding tryptophan--tRNA ligase — its product is MKQITLTGIKPTGQPHIGNYLGMIKPALELAKDFQALYFIADYHALTTVRDRKELRHLTYQATATWLALGLNPDEVIFYRQSDIPEVFELSWVLSCFTTKGLLNRAHAYKAIVDDNVAEGREEDKNINAGLFTYPVLMAADILLFGTHVVPVGLDQQQHLEITRDVALTFNKNYGNVLTIPEAVIRKEVMTIPGIDGRKMSKSYNNVIPIFAPPNQVRKPVMHIVTDSKRPEDPKDPDECSIFAIYRHLADADAVAAKRQLYLDGGLAYGEMKKELFALLEATFSEQRDRYNTFMEAPDELDKILEKGGEKARDIAGPILAKVRKAVGVSV
- a CDS encoding LamG domain-containing protein — its product is MKFNALTFILFSLGLIAISLVTVNSSSAAIDPSSVVGIWLFDEAGGSTAMDASGNNNHGTIVNAPIWVDGRFGSALAFDGSCVNTNKKLLNGVREFTVVAWVKPGNITENRIGLIGQNDSPEFGFINPGTVALWTPTAGSNNHPYEHPPGEWHHVAAVASGEFTKVYIDGTATTVNGNWPNHGRSDFNVNIGGCGVWDGTGNWFTGAMDEVGLFHAPLTDADIADIMNNGLTALGVAVEPAGKIAVTWGILKQKEY
- a CDS encoding RNA-binding protein, with the translated sequence MNIYVGNVPYAATETDLEELFGEYGQVGTATIIRDRYDGRSKGFGFVEMENQEDGERAIEALDGQEMMGRPLKVNPARPREQRREPRRYDDADRNM
- the polA gene encoding DNA polymerase I, encoding MQNEQKDTVYIIDTHAEIFRAYYAIRSGLTSSITGEATHAVFGFAGTLIRILTQLQAKYVVAAIDTPGNTFRNELYSEYKANRSPAPDDLVTQIHRILELLEAFGILTLGKPELEADDIIASVTQAILDDPEARDVNISIISKDKDLEQLLINDRVTMLDLHNDKIIDERSLWEMKGIKPSQVVDTLALMGDTSDNVPGVEKVGLKTAAQLIQQYGSIEGIFENIDEIKGKRRENLEKARSQLNLSRELVTLKRDATSDFSIEQARVKPLDLQKILPLFQELELKRYEQVVREIAGGDSTSAVTPTPTTRKERVAALAQKTDAILDKGNYDTAETGDYSAIVTLEQLEALVDTLSSQEIISFDTETDGLERDAILCGLSFSWKPKHGVYVPVRSPQPESHLDTDTVLSALKPILENPALPKCGHNLKFDAGILIRNGVKLQGAVFDTLLASQLVDARTPSHNLDTLALLHLEHKMISFEELTTDSGDATPTDAATDLGELFEAEAGRQKTIDAVPLEQATIYAAEDADITLRLYHFLTPQLDEMGITALARDIESPLAPILAEMEYNGIVCNKEELKRQSVVISELVDSRQKEIHEIVGYPCNIDSPRQLAQVLFDELGFKPVKRTRGGKISTDVTVLEALSLREDINDPKTSVPRLIIEYRQFRKLQSTYLAQLQNAVDPKTQRIHTHLYQLTTATGRLKSDHPNLQNIPVRTEIGRQLRRAFTAPEAHKLICADYSQIELRILAHFSEDESLIETFTQDLDIHTTVAVQVFEVPAASVTRELRDKAKTINFGIIYGVSPTGLSRRIKGMRVKEAAALIDDYKTRFPGIDRFLQQCIQQASDHGYVSTLTGRRRAIPEIYATNRSRRNLGERLAINTVVQGSAADLMKAAMVQVQHRIDKDKLPLKMLLQIHDELVLETPEALAAEHAAIVCEEMENAMSLRVPLRTEAGIGDNWMTAK